From a single Chrysiogenia bacterium genomic region:
- a CDS encoding AMP-binding protein, producing the protein VREATYAQLAAETGRFSQVLRDLGIAPRDRVLIRLPNCLEYPISFLGALKSGAIAVPTSTLLKAEEVGYLAEDSGARALVTHKNMWSALADEVAHHPHLETVLLFGEGALPSSDKVRLLDFETEMAKVEAWEPPARTRASDPAYLVYTSGTTGFPKGVLHAHRALLGRLPSAHYWFNYVEGERILHSGKFNWTYVLGTGMMDPLYQGKSVLVYEGKNDPHTWPELIARHGCTTFIGVPTVYRQIIQRTEFTKKDVPTLRHCMSAGEHLSDEVLHEWKARFGVDVYEGIGMSECSYYISQRADRPIRPGSAGFPQPGHFVKLLDENFEEVPRGEEGMLCIPESDPGLFLEYWKKPEETAALRKNGWFLTGDYGRIDGDGYFWFLGRRDDIINSFGYRISPHEIERVLKGHPGIADCVALGEEIGPDKVLVAACVIPAEGAQPGEEEILAYGREHLADYKAPKKVHFCTEFPRTKNGKVLRRALLEQLAR; encoded by the coding sequence AGGTGCGCGAGGCCACCTACGCGCAGCTCGCCGCCGAGACGGGGCGCTTCTCGCAGGTGCTGCGCGACCTGGGGATTGCTCCCCGGGATCGCGTCCTCATCCGCCTGCCCAACTGCCTCGAATACCCGATTTCGTTCCTGGGCGCGCTGAAGAGCGGCGCCATTGCCGTGCCGACCAGTACGCTGCTCAAGGCCGAGGAAGTCGGCTACCTGGCCGAGGACTCGGGCGCCCGCGCGCTGGTCACGCACAAGAACATGTGGAGCGCGCTCGCCGACGAGGTCGCCCACCACCCGCACCTCGAAACGGTTCTGTTGTTTGGTGAAGGCGCGCTGCCTTCGAGCGACAAGGTAAGGCTCCTCGACTTTGAAACCGAAATGGCCAAAGTCGAAGCGTGGGAGCCGCCGGCAAGGACGCGCGCAAGCGATCCGGCCTATCTCGTCTACACTTCAGGAACCACTGGTTTTCCAAAGGGCGTGCTTCACGCGCACCGCGCGCTTCTGGGGCGTCTGCCCTCGGCGCATTACTGGTTCAACTACGTCGAAGGCGAGCGAATCCTGCACTCGGGAAAGTTCAACTGGACCTACGTGCTGGGCACCGGAATGATGGACCCGCTCTATCAGGGAAAGAGCGTGCTCGTCTACGAAGGAAAGAACGATCCACACACCTGGCCCGAGCTCATCGCCCGCCACGGCTGCACGACCTTCATCGGCGTGCCCACGGTGTATCGCCAGATCATTCAGCGCACCGAGTTTACGAAGAAGGACGTGCCCACGCTGCGCCACTGCATGAGCGCGGGCGAGCATCTCTCGGACGAAGTCCTGCACGAGTGGAAGGCGCGCTTTGGCGTGGATGTCTACGAGGGCATCGGCATGAGTGAGTGCAGCTACTACATTTCCCAGCGCGCCGATCGCCCCATCCGTCCCGGCTCGGCGGGCTTCCCCCAGCCCGGCCACTTCGTGAAACTGCTCGACGAAAACTTTGAGGAAGTCCCCCGGGGCGAGGAAGGAATGCTCTGCATTCCCGAGAGCGACCCGGGCCTGTTCCTCGAATACTGGAAGAAGCCCGAAGAGACCGCGGCGCTGCGAAAGAACGGCTGGTTTCTCACCGGTGATTACGGGCGCATCGACGGGGATGGCTACTTCTGGTTTCTGGGGCGCCGCGACGACATCATCAATTCCTTCGGCTACCGCATCTCCCCCCACGAGATCGAGCGCGTGCTCAAGGGCCATCCCGGCATCGCCGACTGTGTTGCGCTGGGCGAAGAAATCGGCCCGGACAAGGTCCTCGTCGCCGCCTGCGTCATTCCCGCCGAGGGCGCGCAGCCCGGCGAGGAGGAAATCCTGGCCTACGGCAGGGAGCACCTGGCCGACTACAAGGCCCCCAAAAAGGTGCACTTCTGCACGGAGTTCCCCCGCACCAAGAACGGCAAGGTCCTGCGCCGGGCGCTGCTCGAGCAGCTCGCCCGTTAA